From Acinonyx jubatus isolate Ajub_Pintada_27869175 chromosome F2, VMU_Ajub_asm_v1.0, whole genome shotgun sequence, the proteins below share one genomic window:
- the LOC113600642 gene encoding 40S ribosomal protein S29-like has translation MGHQELYCGHPRKFGLGCHSCPICTNRQGLMWKYCVTMCLQGLLQYGKNMGFVKLDYVSHLEWVLQDTYCNAYSLYIK, from the coding sequence ATGGGTCACCAGGAGCTCTACTGTGGCCATCCAAGGAAATTTGGCCTGGGTTGTCATTCCTGCCCCATCTGCACAAACCGGCAAGGTCTGATGTGGAAATACTGTGTCACTATGTGCCTCCAGGGTCTCCTTCAGTATGGGAAGAATATGGGCTTCGTTAAATTGGATTATGTGAGCCACCTTGAATGGGTCCTCCAAGATACCTACTGTAATGCCTATTcattgtacataaaataa